A genomic stretch from Styela clava chromosome 5, kaStyClav1.hap1.2, whole genome shotgun sequence includes:
- the LOC144422666 gene encoding cytochrome P450 2B1-like, producing the protein MRDFFIAGTENSSSTLRWSFLCFAHYPEIQEKVSKEVKQVIGSGVPSMSHKEAMPYTCAFIHEITRFRTLVPLAIPHVTTEDVKFKGYRIPKGTPVLPNLYAANHDPNVFEHPNEFKPERFIDDAGKFVPSNQVVPFSVGPRYCLSEQLAKMELFLFLTNVIQRFEIVPDPEKPLPSFRDSVTGMADVALPYEVSFRQR; encoded by the exons ATGCGTGATTTCTTCATTGCTGGAACCGAAAATTCGTCAAGTACATTGAGATGGTCCTTTTTATGCTTTGCCCATTATCCAGAAATTCAAGAAAAAGTTTCAAAAGAAGTAAAGCAAGTCATTG GGTCTGGAGTTCCCTCGATGAGTCACAAAGAAGCAATGCCATACACGTGTGCGTTCATTCATGAAATAACGAGATTTAGAACGTTGGTACCTTTAGCAATTCCGCACGTTACGACAGAAGATGTGAAATTCAAGGGATACAGAATACCAAAAGGAACACCA GTACTGCCGAACTTATATGCCGCAAATCACGACCCAAACGTCTTTGAGCATCCGAACGAATTCAAGCCTGAAAGATTCATTGATGACGCTGGGAAGTTTGTTCCGAGTAATCAAGTGGTTCCGTTCTCTGTTGGTCCAAGATATTGTCTTAGCGAACAACTTGCAAAAATGGAACTCTTTCTTTTCCTAACCAACGTAATACAAAGATTTGAAATCGTACCTGATCCTGAAAAACCTCTGCCCAGTTTTCGTGACAGTGTTACCGGAATGGCCGATGTCGCCTTACCATACGAAGTATCCTTTCGACAACGATGA